Proteins encoded in a region of the Clostridium butyricum genome:
- the hdhA gene encoding 7alpha-hydroxysteroid dehydrogenase has protein sequence MKKLEGKVAIVTASTKGIGLASAQALAREGATVYLAARSKELANEVISEMKKKGEIAKFVYFNASEVETYTTMVKYAAEAEGRLDILVNNYGKTNVDLDKNLTDGDTDEFFRILKDNVESVYLPCKAAIPYMEKCGGGSIINISTIGSVVPDLSRMSYCVSKAAINSLTQNIAIQYAGKNIRCNAVLPGLIATKAALENMSNEFRTSFLRHVPLNRVGKPEDIANAVLYYACDDSSFVTGMIHEVAGGYALGTPQYAEYSQR, from the coding sequence ATGAAAAAATTAGAAGGAAAAGTTGCAATAGTAACTGCATCAACTAAAGGAATAGGATTAGCATCAGCACAGGCACTAGCAAGAGAGGGTGCTACAGTTTATTTAGCAGCCCGTTCAAAAGAACTTGCTAATGAAGTTATATCTGAAATGAAAAAGAAAGGTGAAATAGCTAAGTTTGTTTATTTTAATGCTTCAGAAGTAGAAACTTATACCACAATGGTAAAATATGCTGCTGAAGCTGAAGGAAGATTAGATATATTAGTCAATAACTATGGTAAAACTAACGTTGATTTGGATAAAAATTTGACAGATGGAGACACTGATGAATTTTTTAGAATATTAAAAGATAATGTTGAAAGTGTATATTTACCATGTAAAGCTGCAATACCTTATATGGAGAAATGCGGGGGAGGAAGCATAATAAATATATCAACAATAGGTTCGGTTGTTCCCGATTTATCAAGAATGTCATATTGTGTTTCAAAAGCAGCAATTAATTCTTTAACTCAAAATATAGCAATACAATATGCTGGAAAAAATATAAGATGTAATGCAGTATTACCAGGTTTGATAGCAACAAAGGCTGCACTAGAAAACATGTCTAATGAATTTAGAACATCATTTTTAAGACATGTACCATTAAATAGAGTCGGAAAACCTGAAGATATAGCTAATGCAGTTTTATATTATGCATGTGATGATTCATCTTTTGTAACAGGAATGATTCATGAAGTTGCAGGTGGGTATGCACTAGGAACCCCTCAATATGCAGAGTATAGCCAAAGATAA
- the hdhB gene encoding 7beta-hydroxysteroid dehydrogenase: protein MNFREKYGQWGIVLGATDGIGKASAYELANRGMDVILVGRRKDALEALAKDIHDKHGIEVRVLPQDLSEYDAAEKIIESIKDLDMGLIEYVACLHAMGQYNNVNYSKYEQMYRINIRTFSKLLHHYIGEFKNRNRGAFVTIGSLSGWTSLPFCAEYAAHKAYMMTLTEGVAYECKDTNVDVLLLSAGSTITPTWLKNKPSDPKVVEAAMYPKDVVKDGFEQLGKKFTYLAGELNREKMKKNNEMDRNDLIAKLGKMFDHMA, encoded by the coding sequence ATGAATTTTAGAGAAAAATATGGTCAGTGGGGAATTGTTTTAGGGGCAACAGATGGAATTGGTAAAGCTAGTGCTTATGAATTAGCTAATAGAGGTATGGATGTAATTTTAGTGGGAAGAAGAAAGGATGCATTAGAGGCGTTAGCAAAAGATATACATGATAAACATGGAATTGAAGTAAGGGTATTACCTCAAGATTTATCTGAATATGATGCAGCTGAAAAAATAATAGAATCAATCAAAGATTTAGATATGGGATTAATAGAATATGTTGCATGTCTCCATGCAATGGGCCAGTATAACAATGTTAATTATTCTAAATATGAGCAGATGTACAGAATTAATATAAGAACCTTCTCAAAATTATTGCATCATTATATAGGTGAATTTAAAAATAGAAATAGAGGTGCATTTGTAACAATTGGTTCTTTATCTGGGTGGACTTCATTGCCATTTTGTGCAGAGTATGCCGCACATAAAGCTTATATGATGACGCTAACAGAAGGGGTTGCATATGAATGCAAGGACACTAACGTAGATGTACTGTTATTATCTGCTGGATCAACAATTACACCAACATGGTTAAAAAATAAACCATCAGATCCTAAGGTAGTTGAAGCTGCTATGTATCCAAAAGATGTTGTAAAAGATGGATTTGAGCAATTAGGAAAGAAATTCACATATTTAGCAGGTGAATTAAATAGAGAAAAAATGAAAAAAAATAATGAAATGGATAGAAATGATTTGATTGCAAAATTAGGTAAGATGTTTGATCACATGGCATAA
- a CDS encoding DUF4179 domain-containing protein, with amino-acid sequence MDKNIYEMLNDMNIDIDNYKKEEFNDFEKKKLKSKFRKSIKPQRKNRKGIAVAAAVVIVVGSIGLFGTDAGAEIMAKMSESISESIGIHKDLESYNTVMNKSITDNGITIQLNEIILDQSQNQLVISETISSQNMLKENDLYNTNKTIYINNKRVKFISESGRSKRIDDYSEQSVYEYNLSSLKDMDLSGDLNIKIEYSKVMVNHKNPKKGKWVFQFKTNGDALKIDTKEITLNNSFVLENGEKVILEKYTSNALGQNVICSIENYNKNEHYDVMLKGTDDLGNKVEFYLKRGSKESMVLRYDNLDRNLDENAKELTLTPYSVKFPEQSGKMSNDFKQAGEEFKISLK; translated from the coding sequence ATGGACAAGAATATATATGAAATGTTAAATGATATGAATATAGATATAGACAACTATAAAAAAGAAGAGTTCAATGATTTCGAAAAGAAAAAGTTAAAAAGCAAATTTAGAAAATCTATAAAGCCACAGAGAAAAAATAGAAAAGGTATAGCTGTGGCAGCAGCTGTAGTAATTGTAGTTGGAAGTATAGGATTGTTTGGAACTGATGCAGGAGCTGAAATAATGGCAAAGATGAGTGAAAGTATTTCAGAATCAATTGGAATTCACAAAGATTTAGAAAGTTATAATACAGTTATGAATAAAAGTATTACTGATAATGGTATAACTATTCAGCTTAATGAGATCATATTAGATCAGTCTCAAAATCAGCTTGTAATTTCAGAAACGATAAGTTCTCAAAATATGCTAAAAGAAAATGATTTGTATAATACAAATAAAACAATTTACATCAATAATAAAAGAGTAAAATTTATTTCTGAGAGTGGTAGAAGTAAGAGAATAGATGATTATTCAGAACAGTCAGTATATGAATATAATTTAAGTTCATTAAAAGATATGGATTTAAGTGGAGACTTAAATATAAAAATTGAATATTCAAAGGTTATGGTTAATCATAAAAATCCTAAAAAAGGGAAATGGGTATTTCAATTTAAAACAAATGGTGATGCGTTAAAAATAGACACTAAGGAGATAACTCTAAATAATTCATTTGTTCTTGAAAATGGAGAGAAGGTAATATTAGAAAAGTATACATCAAATGCTTTAGGACAAAACGTTATCTGTAGTATTGAAAATTATAATAAAAATGAACATTATGATGTAATGCTGAAAGGTACAGATGATTTGGGCAATAAAGTAGAATTTTATTTAAAGAGAGGATCAAAGGAGTCTATGGTACTTAGATATGATAATTTAGATAGAAATTTAGATGAAAATGCAAAAGAACTTACATTAACACCATATTCAGTTAAATTTCCAGAGCAGAGTGGAAAGATGAGTAATGACTTTAAACAAGCAGGAGAAGAATTTAAAATATCATTAAAGTAG
- a CDS encoding sigma-70 family RNA polymerase sigma factor, which produces MKINEENFLDQLKKKNEKALDYVIDTYGWIIKSVIKKHLYNLQSVQDECINDVLLGLWNNIDKFDENKSEFKNWIAGIAKFKAIDYKRKYLRELDNENVDDLNITVDDSIHELLKNELSLEMQEMMNSLKEKDRELFYKLYVEEIEVDKVSQETGIKRDVIYNRVSRAKKKLRDIFKLKESERC; this is translated from the coding sequence ATGAAAATTAATGAAGAAAATTTTCTCGATCAATTAAAAAAGAAAAACGAAAAAGCATTAGATTATGTTATAGATACCTATGGATGGATTATTAAATCTGTTATAAAAAAACATTTGTACAATTTACAGAGTGTTCAAGATGAATGCATAAATGATGTATTGTTAGGACTTTGGAATAATATTGATAAATTTGATGAAAACAAAAGTGAATTTAAGAACTGGATAGCTGGAATAGCTAAATTTAAAGCAATAGATTATAAAAGAAAATATCTGAGAGAGTTAGATAATGAGAATGTAGATGATTTAAACATAACAGTAGATGATTCTATTCATGAACTTTTAAAAAATGAATTGAGCTTAGAAATGCAGGAAATGATGAATTCATTAAAGGAAAAAGATAGAGAATTATTTTATAAATTGTATGTGGAAGAGATTGAAGTGGATAAAGTCAGTCAGGAAACGGGTATTAAAAGAGATGTGATTTATAACAGAGTTTCAAGGGCCAAAAAGAAGCTAAGGGATATTTTTAAATTAAAAGAAAGCGAGAGGTGTTAG
- a CDS encoding AraC family transcriptional regulator yields the protein MNIKTEMIPEYKIAYIRKIGSYGSENVKVMEQLKSWAIEEELFNESSIILGIAQDNPQFTEPKDCRYDTCLVVSDKFKVDNKNINLGKTIGGRYCVFIISHTVDAVQNAWMEIFSELSKRKYEFDDRRPIVERYAMQMINKHQCEICVPIL from the coding sequence ATGAATATTAAAACTGAAATGATACCAGAATATAAAATTGCTTATATACGAAAAATAGGGTCTTACGGTTCAGAAAATGTAAAAGTAATGGAACAATTAAAAAGTTGGGCTATAGAAGAAGAGTTATTTAATGAAAGTTCAATAATATTAGGAATAGCCCAAGATAATCCTCAATTTACAGAGCCTAAAGATTGTCGTTATGATACATGTTTAGTTGTTTCAGATAAATTTAAGGTTGATAATAAGAATATCAATTTAGGAAAAACTATTGGTGGAAGATATTGTGTATTTATAATAAGTCATACTGTTGATGCTGTGCAAAATGCATGGATGGAGATATTTTCTGAGTTATCAAAAAGAAAATATGAATTTGATGATAGAAGACCTATTGTTGAGCGCTATGCAATGCAAATGATAAATAAGCATCAGTGCGAAATTTGTGTACCAATATTATAA
- a CDS encoding CatA-like O-acetyltransferase, family 3, with protein MNYKVIDMGKYYRKGVFNHFSQDCKCSVSITNKIDVTRLVEVSKKSGTKFYINFLYILSKVLNSREDYRMSYLYNTNELIVYNKINPTQYVFHEDTETCIPVYTEYFSDYKVFYKTCEDDIKRGKETREYVIDSEKYPNWFDASYISWLSYDSLNIELPDGYLYFMPIINWGRFKNENGRLIMPVSARMNHAAADGYLVSKVFLMLQDEIDYFNFCNEV; from the coding sequence ATGAATTATAAAGTTATAGATATGGGGAAGTATTATAGAAAAGGAGTATTTAATCATTTTTCACAGGACTGTAAATGTTCAGTATCAATTACTAATAAAATTGATGTTACAAGACTTGTTGAAGTTTCTAAAAAATCAGGAACAAAGTTCTATATAAATTTTCTATATATACTTTCAAAAGTATTAAATTCAAGAGAAGATTATAGAATGTCTTATTTATACAATACCAATGAACTTATAGTATATAATAAAATTAATCCAACACAGTATGTTTTTCATGAAGATACAGAAACATGTATACCAGTTTACACAGAATATTTTAGTGATTATAAAGTTTTTTATAAGACTTGTGAAGATGATATAAAGAGAGGAAAGGAAACAAGAGAATATGTTATTGATTCAGAAAAGTATCCCAATTGGTTTGATGCATCATATATTTCATGGCTTTCCTATGATTCTTTAAATATTGAGCTTCCAGATGGATATCTCTACTTTATGCCAATAATAAATTGGGGAAGGTTCAAGAATGAAAATGGAAGATTGATAATGCCTGTTAGTGCAAGAATGAATCATGCAGCAGCTGATGGATATCTTGTTTCAAAGGTATTCTTGATGCTTCAAGATGAAATAGACTATTTCAATTTTTGTAATGAGGTTTAA
- a CDS encoding CD3324 family protein — translation MKYVNAMEILPKELISEIQKYVEGNIIYIPNKSGKRTRWGEKTGAKIKCRQRNNEIRNLYRNGYSLDELSKKYYLSVETIKKIIYSN, via the coding sequence ATGAAATATGTAAATGCTATGGAAATACTTCCTAAAGAGCTTATTTCTGAAATACAAAAATATGTAGAAGGTAATATAATATATATTCCCAATAAATCGGGAAAACGCACTAGATGGGGAGAAAAGACTGGTGCTAAAATTAAATGCAGACAGAGAAATAATGAAATTAGAAATTTATACAGAAATGGATATTCATTAGATGAACTTTCAAAAAAATATTACCTTTCTGTTGAAACTATAAAGAAAATTATATATTCAAATTAG
- a CDS encoding nucleoside deaminase: MNFIDEAKGEAIKAYDKGEIPVGAVIVKDGVIIGRGHNLKETLNDVTAHAEILAIKEASNKIGDWRLDGAEMYVTLEPCPMCASAIVQSRISKVYIGTFNKDMGACGSVISLLDSRRLNSFVDVKWLYDKECSELLVKFFEENRSNRYK, translated from the coding sequence ATGAATTTTATAGATGAAGCAAAAGGAGAAGCAATTAAAGCCTATGATAAAGGAGAAATTCCAGTAGGAGCTGTAATAGTAAAAGATGGGGTAATAATAGGTCGGGGACATAATTTGAAAGAAACTTTGAATGATGTAACAGCACATGCAGAAATTTTAGCAATAAAGGAGGCTTCAAATAAGATTGGAGACTGGAGACTTGATGGAGCAGAAATGTATGTAACTTTAGAACCATGTCCTATGTGTGCAAGTGCTATAGTTCAAAGTAGAATTTCAAAAGTTTATATAGGAACTTTTAATAAAGATATGGGAGCATGTGGATCTGTTATAAGTTTATTAGATAGTAGAAGATTAAATTCTTTTGTAGATGTTAAATGGCTGTATGATAAAGAGTGCTCTGAACTTCTTGTTAAATTTTTTGAAGAGAATAGGAGTAATAGATATAAATAA
- a CDS encoding HlyC/CorC family transporter gives MDPSYTWQIIILIILIALSSFFSMSETALMSLSKIRLRHMVEEGVPGAKRVEKLTEDPNKLLGAILIGNNIVNIGASSLATILATNIFGSSGVGIATGVMTILVLIFGEVTPKSIAKQKAEAVALKVARFIEFAVVIFKPFIYIFTAISSLFIRLVGCDPNEAESFITEEELKTMVGVSEEEGVLENVEKEMIFNVFDFADQQVKDVMVQRVDIISIDEEATYDEVMSVIKSEQFSRIPVYNQTIDNIIGFLNVKDLAMVENPREDFNVKKYIREPFYTFEFKKIVELFKEMKKSRNHIAVVLDEYGGTVGIITIEDLIEEIVGDIEDEYDDYDKSVEVIKENEYVFDGSVRLHDISELIGVDVDSEEFDSIGGLMIGELGRMPEENEEVLIHNLKLVAEEIEKNRVKKVRMFIYEVDDSENNELED, from the coding sequence TTGGACCCTAGTTATACGTGGCAGATAATCATACTAATTATACTAATAGCATTATCTAGCTTTTTTTCAATGTCAGAAACAGCATTGATGTCATTAAGCAAAATTAGATTGAGACATATGGTTGAAGAAGGAGTGCCTGGAGCAAAAAGAGTTGAAAAACTTACTGAGGACCCTAATAAACTTTTAGGTGCTATATTAATAGGAAATAATATTGTTAATATAGGAGCGTCATCTCTTGCTACAATTTTAGCTACAAATATTTTTGGAAGTAGCGGAGTTGGAATAGCAACTGGTGTAATGACAATTTTAGTACTTATCTTTGGTGAGGTTACACCTAAATCAATTGCAAAGCAAAAAGCTGAAGCAGTTGCACTAAAGGTTGCAAGGTTTATCGAGTTTGCAGTAGTTATATTTAAACCATTTATATATATTTTTACAGCAATATCTTCTCTTTTTATACGCCTTGTTGGATGTGATCCTAATGAGGCTGAATCATTTATAACAGAAGAAGAACTAAAGACTATGGTTGGTGTAAGTGAAGAAGAAGGAGTTTTAGAAAACGTTGAAAAGGAAATGATATTCAATGTTTTTGACTTTGCTGACCAGCAGGTAAAGGACGTTATGGTTCAAAGAGTTGATATTATTTCAATTGATGAAGAAGCAACTTATGATGAAGTCATGAGTGTTATTAAAAGTGAGCAGTTTTCAAGAATACCGGTATATAATCAAACTATTGACAATATTATTGGATTTTTAAATGTTAAAGATTTAGCTATGGTTGAAAATCCACGTGAGGATTTTAATGTTAAGAAATATATAAGAGAACCATTTTATACATTTGAATTTAAAAAAATAGTAGAACTATTTAAAGAAATGAAGAAAAGCAGAAATCATATTGCTGTAGTTTTAGATGAATATGGTGGTACTGTTGGAATAATAACAATAGAGGATTTAATAGAAGAAATAGTTGGTGATATTGAAGATGAATATGATGACTATGATAAATCAGTTGAAGTTATAAAAGAAAATGAATATGTCTTTGATGGAAGTGTAAGGCTTCATGATATAAGTGAATTAATTGGAGTAGATGTAGATTCAGAAGAGTTTGATTCAATCGGAGGTTTAATGATTGGAGAGCTAGGAAGAATGCCTGAAGAAAATGAAGAAGTTTTAATTCACAATCTAAAGCTTGTTGCTGAAGAAATAGAGAAAAATAGAGTTAAGAAAGTAAGAATGTTTATTTATGAAGTAGATGATTCTGAAAACAATGAATTAGAAGACTAA